A genomic region of Fusarium oxysporum Fo47 chromosome VI, complete sequence contains the following coding sequences:
- a CDS encoding Alpha/beta hydrolase family-domain-containing protein, with product MSSFPFTIQEHTIEASHIREYARATAHSQEEKLYLHVKQYTPKDNLNPQKGDVTIIGGHANGFPKELYEPLWEEFYHESKRRGIRIRSIWIADTAWQGKSGLINQDALGNDPSWLDYARDILHMINTFRPPPPIMAMGHSFGANALTNVALLHPRVFTSLVLLDPVISHFASTPGARSAGPAAASMYRREVWPSRDEAVASFSRSPFYKSWDPRVLQRWIDFGIRDVPGEQSVILTTTKHQEIFTFLRPSWPAYDAEGKDVIHPEHTPDLDASLNRRWSTYPVYRPEGPNTVERLPNVRPSVLYVFGGKSDVSPPELQDEKMALTGTGVGGSGGEAKGRVKKVVGEKNGHLVPMEDPRLCASAAADWIKAELERWWADERQFEEWAKKSKEEKTTVSEEFQKHIGKPARRAKPSPKAKI from the exons ATGTCGTCCTTTCCGTTCACCATTCAAGAGCATACAATTGAAGCATCACATATTCGAGAATACGCCCGCGCTACAGCTCATTCTCAAGAGGAGAAGCTATACCTTCACGTCAAGCAATATACACCCAAAGATAACCTGAACCCTCAAAAAGGCGACGTGACTATCATCGGAGGACATGCCAATGGATTTCCCAAG GAACTTTACGAACCCCTGTGGGAAGAGTTCTATCATGAATCAAAACGCCGAGGTATCCGAATTCGAAGTATCTGGATAGCAGATACAGCATGGCAAGGCAAAAGCGGTCTCATAAACCAAGACGCACTTGGCAATGATC CAAGCTGGCTCGACTATGCCCGTGATATTCTCCACATGATAAACACATTCCGTCCTCCGCCACCGATAATGGCAATGGGTCACTCCTTTGGCGCAAACGCTCTCACCAATGTTgcccttcttcatcctcgcgTCTTTACATCCCTTGTTCTGCTCGATCCAGTCATCTCTCACTTCGCCTCCACGCCTGGCGCTAGAAGCGCCGGCCCTGCGGCGGCGAGTATGTATCGTCGTGAAGTCTGGCCATCGCGCGACGAAGCAGTGGCATCTTTTAGCCGCAGCCCTTTCTACAAGTCCTGGGATCCTCGTGTACTACAGCGATGGATCGACTTTGGTATCAGGGACGTACCTGGTGAACAGAGCGTAATCTTGACCACGACAAAACATCAAGAGATCTTCACTTTCCTACGCCCAAGTTGGCCGGCCTACGACGCTGAAGGAAAGGATGTGATACACCCTGAGCACACCCCCGACCTTGATGCCAGCCTCAACCGTCGATGGTCAACATATCCGGTCTACCGTCCCGAGGGGCCCAATACCGTTGAACGACTTCCCAACGTACGACCTAGCGTCCTCTATGTCTTCGGTGGCAAAAGTGACGTTTCTCCACCAGAACTTCAAgacgagaagatggctcTCACAGGAACCGGTGTTGGTGGCAGCGGTGGCGAGGCCAAGGGTCGTGTCAAGAAGGTTGTCGGAGAGAAGAATGGCCATTTGGTTCCCATGGAAGATCCACGCTTGTGTGCAAGTGCCGCAGCCGACTGGATCAAGGCCGAACTCGAGAGGTGGTGGGCAGATGAGCGCCAATTTGAAGAGTGGGCAAAGAAGTCTAAGGAAGAGAAGACGACCGTTTCGGAAGAGTTTCAAAAGCACATAGGCAAGCCTGCTCGACGGGCCAAACCCAGCCCAAAGGCaaagatataa